Proteins from one Thioflavicoccus mobilis 8321 genomic window:
- the pstA gene encoding phosphate ABC transporter permease PstA, with the protein MSKTDLTAFPVAQRRLRLERQPLELRALKSGLFTGLTWLIAILGSIPLFSVIFMLVSKGGARLDLEALTALPPAGFETGGGFGNAIVGTLVMVGIASAISVPLGILAAIYLGVLGPTSRLAIVSRFVAKTLTGFPSILAGVFTYAVLVVAFGYSALAGGVALAVLMLPTVVLAAEEAMRQVPQRMTDAAYGMGCTRSQVIWKVVLPTALPGVLTGVMLAVAGAAGESAPLLFTALFSNYYLSELMEPTASLSILIYNFSAMPFENQIELAWAASLVLVLIVLVFNILARLVGQPKV; encoded by the coding sequence ATGAGCAAAACCGACCTGACCGCCTTCCCCGTGGCGCAGCGCCGGCTGCGTCTGGAGCGCCAGCCACTGGAGCTGCGGGCGCTGAAGAGCGGCCTTTTTACCGGTCTGACCTGGCTGATCGCGATTCTCGGCAGCATCCCGCTGTTCTCGGTGATCTTCATGTTGGTCTCCAAGGGTGGGGCCCGCCTCGATCTGGAGGCCTTGACGGCCCTGCCGCCGGCCGGCTTCGAGACGGGCGGCGGTTTCGGCAACGCGATCGTCGGCACCCTCGTCATGGTCGGGATCGCCTCGGCGATCAGTGTGCCGCTCGGCATCCTGGCGGCGATCTATCTCGGCGTCCTCGGCCCGACCAGCCGGCTCGCGATCGTCTCGCGCTTCGTTGCAAAGACCCTGACCGGCTTCCCATCGATCCTCGCCGGCGTCTTCACCTATGCGGTGCTCGTGGTCGCCTTCGGCTACTCGGCGCTCGCCGGCGGCGTGGCGCTGGCGGTGCTGATGTTGCCGACCGTCGTGCTGGCGGCCGAGGAGGCGATGCGGCAAGTGCCGCAGCGGATGACGGACGCCGCCTACGGCATGGGCTGTACCCGCAGCCAGGTGATCTGGAAGGTGGTCCTGCCGACCGCTCTGCCAGGCGTCTTGACCGGCGTGATGCTCGCGGTGGCCGGGGCGGCCGGCGAGTCGGCGCCGCTCCTCTTTACCGCGCTCTTCAGCAACTACTATCTCTCCGAGTTGATGGAGCCGACCGCCTCGCTGTCGATCCTGATCTACAACTTCTCGGCGATGCCGTTCGAGAATCAGATCGAGCTCGCCTGGGCCGCCTCGCTGGTCCTGGTCCTGATCGTCCTCGTCTTCAATATCCTGGCTCGCCTCGTCGGGCAGCCCAAGGTCTAA
- the mnmG gene encoding tRNA uridine-5-carboxymethylaminomethyl(34) synthesis enzyme MnmG has product MQADRHYDVIVVGGGHAGTEAALAAARCGARTLLLTHNIETLGQMSCNPAIGGIGKGHLVKEIDALGGLMARATDRAGIQFRVLNARKGPAVRATRAQADRVLYRAAVRAALERQGGLDLFQQAVDDLLIEGGRVTGVMTQMGLLFRSATVVLTVGTFLGGRIHIGLSNYEGGRFGDPPANALARRLREGPFRVERLKTGTPPRIDGRTIDYARLEAQPGDEPVPVFSFLGRPEDHPRQVCCHIAHTNARTHEIIQGGLSRSPLFTGVIGGVGPRYCPSIEDKVVRFADKGSHQIFVEPEGLQTAEVYPNGISTSLPFDIQHALVRSLEGFEEAHITRPGYAIEYDFFDPRDLKASLETRFVAGLFFAGQINGTTGYEEAAAQGLLAGVNAARHARGLESWWPRRDEAYLGVLVDDLITRGTNEPYRMFTSRAEYRLLLREDNADLRLTETGRRFGLVGEAQWRAFATKREAIARERERLRDIWVRPGSLPPAVEQSVLGDVLRRETRALDLLARPRVSYAELLTLPGLGPAVPDPGVAEQVAIQCKYAGYIERQREEIERQRAQEEQVLPEDFDYAEVRGLSSEVREKLVLARPATVGQASRIPGMTPAAVSLLLIYLKRRTG; this is encoded by the coding sequence ATGCAGGCAGATAGGCACTATGACGTCATCGTCGTCGGTGGCGGTCACGCGGGCACCGAGGCGGCGCTGGCGGCGGCGCGTTGCGGTGCGCGCACGCTGCTCTTGACCCACAACATCGAGACGCTCGGTCAGATGAGCTGCAACCCGGCCATCGGCGGCATCGGCAAGGGTCATCTGGTCAAGGAGATCGATGCCCTCGGCGGCCTGATGGCGCGCGCCACCGATCGTGCCGGTATCCAGTTCCGAGTGCTCAACGCGCGCAAGGGGCCGGCCGTGCGGGCGACCCGGGCGCAGGCCGATCGGGTCCTCTATCGTGCCGCGGTGCGTGCGGCGCTGGAGCGCCAGGGGGGACTCGACCTCTTCCAGCAGGCGGTCGACGATCTGCTGATCGAGGGCGGGCGCGTCACCGGCGTCATGACCCAGATGGGGCTCCTCTTCCGCAGCGCAACCGTCGTGCTCACCGTCGGGACCTTCCTCGGTGGACGCATCCATATCGGTCTCTCCAATTATGAAGGGGGCCGCTTCGGTGATCCACCGGCCAATGCCTTGGCCCGTCGGCTGCGCGAGGGTCCGTTCCGCGTCGAGCGGTTGAAGACCGGGACCCCACCGCGCATCGACGGACGGACGATCGACTACGCGCGCCTGGAGGCCCAGCCCGGCGACGAGCCGGTGCCGGTCTTCTCGTTTCTCGGTCGGCCGGAGGACCACCCGCGGCAGGTCTGCTGCCACATCGCCCACACCAATGCCCGCACCCACGAGATCATCCAGGGTGGCCTGTCCCGTTCGCCGCTCTTCACCGGCGTCATCGGCGGGGTCGGGCCGCGCTACTGTCCGTCGATCGAGGACAAGGTGGTGCGCTTCGCCGACAAGGGCTCTCATCAGATCTTCGTCGAGCCTGAGGGGCTTCAGACGGCCGAGGTCTATCCGAACGGGATCTCGACGAGCCTGCCGTTCGACATCCAGCACGCGCTCGTGCGTTCGCTCGAGGGCTTCGAGGAGGCCCACATCACCCGGCCCGGCTATGCCATCGAGTACGACTTCTTCGACCCGCGCGATCTCAAGGCCTCGCTCGAGACCCGTTTCGTCGCCGGTCTCTTCTTCGCCGGCCAGATCAACGGGACGACCGGCTACGAGGAGGCCGCCGCCCAGGGGCTCCTGGCCGGTGTCAACGCGGCGCGCCATGCCCGAGGGCTGGAGTCCTGGTGGCCGCGGCGCGACGAGGCCTATCTTGGCGTGCTCGTCGACGACCTGATCACGCGCGGCACCAACGAGCCCTACCGGATGTTCACGAGCCGCGCCGAGTATCGCCTGCTGCTGCGCGAGGACAACGCCGATCTGCGCCTGACCGAGACCGGCCGCCGCTTCGGGCTCGTCGGTGAGGCCCAGTGGCGGGCCTTCGCGACCAAACGCGAGGCCATCGCGCGCGAACGCGAGCGGTTGCGCGACATCTGGGTGCGCCCAGGCAGCCTGCCGCCGGCGGTCGAGCAGTCCGTCCTCGGCGATGTGCTGCGTCGTGAGACCCGCGCCCTCGACCTGCTCGCCCGGCCGCGGGTGAGCTACGCCGAACTCCTCACCCTGCCAGGCCTGGGCCCGGCGGTGCCCGATCCCGGGGTCGCCGAGCAGGTCGCCATCCAGTGCAAGTATGCCGGCTACATTGAGCGCCAACGCGAAGAGATCGAGCGCCAGCGCGCCCAGGAGGAGCAGGTCCTGCCGGAGGATTTCGACTACGCGGAGGTCCGCGGTCTCTCCAGCGAGGTGCGTGAGAAGCTCGTGCTGGCGCGCCCGGCCACGGTGGGGCAGGCCTCGCGGATCCCCGGCATGACGCCGGCCGCCGTCTCGTTGCTCCTGATCTATCTGAAGCGGCGCACCGGCTGA
- a CDS encoding ParA family protein, whose translation MVRIIAIANQKGGVGKTTTAVNLAASLASMKQRVLLVDLDPQGNATMGCGVDKYGLAHSTCDLLLGDVPAEYCRCRVDEPEPGFDLLPANGDMTAAEVGLLDSHHRERRLSQVLGAVVEDYDLILIDCPPSLNMLTVNALVAAHGVLIPIQCEYYALEGLSALLGTIEQVRESRNPGLRIEGILRTMHDPRNNLANEVSTQLISHFADQVYRTIVPRNVRLAEAPSHGLPVLLYDKSSRGAIAYLALAGELLRRPAG comes from the coding sequence ATGGTCCGAATCATCGCTATCGCCAACCAGAAAGGGGGGGTCGGCAAGACCACCACCGCGGTCAACCTCGCGGCCTCGTTGGCGTCGATGAAGCAGCGGGTATTGCTCGTCGACTTGGACCCGCAGGGCAACGCGACCATGGGCTGCGGCGTCGACAAGTACGGGCTCGCCCATTCCACCTGCGATCTCTTGCTCGGCGATGTCCCGGCCGAGTACTGTCGTTGCCGTGTCGACGAGCCGGAACCGGGCTTCGACCTGTTGCCGGCCAACGGCGATATGACGGCGGCCGAGGTTGGGCTCCTCGACTCGCATCACCGGGAGCGGCGTCTGAGCCAGGTGCTCGGTGCCGTCGTCGAGGACTATGATCTGATCCTCATCGATTGCCCCCCGTCGCTCAATATGCTGACGGTCAACGCGCTGGTTGCGGCCCACGGCGTGCTGATCCCGATCCAATGCGAGTACTATGCGCTCGAGGGGCTCTCGGCGCTGCTCGGCACCATCGAGCAGGTGCGCGAGAGCCGCAACCCCGGGCTGCGCATCGAGGGGATCCTGCGCACCATGCACGACCCGCGCAACAACCTGGCGAACGAGGTCTCGACTCAGCTCATCAGCCACTTCGCCGATCAGGTCTACCGCACCATCGTCCCGCGTAACGTGCGGCTCGCCGAGGCCCCGAGCCACGGCCTGCCGGTACTGCTCTACGACAAGAGCTCACGCGGCGCGATCGCCTATCTGGCGCTGGCCGGCGAGTTGTTGCGCCGCCCGGCGGGCTGA
- the atpB gene encoding F0F1 ATP synthase subunit A produces MASSEILTSQEYIRHHLTNLTLGLHPEHGLSFAHDAEEAAAMGFWAIHVDTMFFSIGLGVLFLWFFRKVAEGATSGVPGAAQNFVEWIFDFVDENVRGSFSGRNPLVAPLALTIFVWIFLMNLMDLVPIDLLPWLAGLVGVHYLKVVPTTDPNATFGMSLMVFFMVLYYSVKMKGVGGFIGELTLQPFGKWGVPANFLLEGINLISKPVSLALRLFGNLYAGEMIFILIAVMYSGGVALAVAGGFLQIAWAIFHILIITLQAFIFMVLTIVYLDMAHQEHH; encoded by the coding sequence ATGGCTTCTTCCGAAATCCTGACCTCGCAAGAGTACATCCGGCACCATCTGACCAATCTCACGTTAGGGTTGCACCCAGAACATGGTCTCAGCTTCGCTCACGATGCCGAAGAGGCGGCGGCGATGGGGTTCTGGGCGATCCATGTGGATACCATGTTCTTCTCGATTGGGCTCGGCGTGCTCTTCCTCTGGTTCTTCCGCAAGGTTGCCGAGGGCGCGACCAGCGGCGTCCCGGGGGCGGCCCAGAACTTCGTCGAGTGGATCTTCGATTTCGTCGACGAGAACGTCCGCGGTTCCTTCAGCGGACGCAATCCGCTCGTCGCTCCATTGGCGCTGACCATCTTCGTCTGGATCTTCCTGATGAACCTGATGGATTTGGTGCCGATCGATCTGCTGCCTTGGCTCGCCGGGCTGGTCGGCGTTCACTACCTGAAGGTGGTGCCGACGACCGATCCGAATGCGACCTTCGGCATGTCGTTGATGGTCTTCTTCATGGTGCTTTACTACAGCGTCAAGATGAAGGGCGTCGGCGGTTTCATCGGTGAGTTGACGCTACAGCCCTTCGGCAAGTGGGGCGTGCCGGCCAACTTCCTGCTCGAAGGCATCAACCTGATCTCGAAGCCCGTCTCGCTGGCGTTGCGACTGTTCGGCAACCTCTATGCCGGTGAGATGATCTTCATCCTGATCGCGGTGATGTACAGCGGTGGCGTCGCGCTCGCCGTCGCTGGCGGCTTTCTGCAGATCGCCTGGGCCATCTTCCATATCCTGATCATCACGCTGCAGGCCTTCATCTTCATGGTGTTGACCATCGTCTATCTGGACATGGCCCATCAAGAGCACCACTGA
- the rsmG gene encoding 16S rRNA (guanine(527)-N(7))-methyltransferase RsmG yields the protein MEGEVARLRARLDAGLEVMGLDLAEAQRQALIDYLLLLVRWNRAFNLTAVRDPLEMVARHLLDSLAIAPFLYGDEVLDIGTGAGLPGIPLAILAPERRFMLLDSNGKKIRFVRQAVLALGLANVTPLQARAGAYRAPRKFATIVARAVASLAELRAVAVDFMPRPARLLAMKGREPLEEMADPALAGDELIVHRLAVPFLEGDRHLIELRFH from the coding sequence ATGGAAGGGGAGGTCGCTCGACTGCGCGCGCGCCTCGATGCCGGACTGGAGGTCATGGGGCTCGATCTCGCCGAGGCGCAGCGCCAGGCGTTGATCGACTATCTGCTGCTCCTCGTGCGCTGGAACCGAGCCTTCAACCTGACGGCCGTGCGCGACCCATTGGAGATGGTTGCGCGTCATTTGCTCGACAGCCTGGCGATCGCGCCGTTCCTGTATGGGGACGAGGTCCTCGATATCGGCACCGGCGCCGGTCTGCCCGGGATTCCGCTGGCGATCTTGGCGCCCGAGCGGCGCTTCATGCTTCTCGACAGCAATGGCAAGAAGATCCGCTTCGTGCGTCAAGCGGTCCTCGCACTCGGGCTGGCCAACGTCACCCCGCTCCAGGCCCGGGCGGGCGCATACCGGGCACCGCGAAAATTCGCTACCATTGTCGCGAGGGCCGTGGCCTCGCTCGCCGAGCTGCGTGCTGTCGCGGTCGATTTCATGCCGCGCCCCGCCCGTCTGCTGGCGATGAAGGGGCGCGAGCCACTAGAAGAGATGGCCGACCCGGCCCTGGCGGGCGATGAGTTGATCGTCCATCGCCTGGCGGTGCCCTTCCTCGAGGGCGATCGGCATCTGATCGAGCTCCGCTTTCACTGA
- the corA gene encoding magnesium/cobalt transporter CorA, giving the protein MSKSYETTSEVPDRANGVAPAARQSGQLSGGRDAPGLSPRHRRLRLPAVPRLRRPPPGTPAGIEYHELTRKPGAATARVVCTDYCPERIEIQEIADIAAFVAVHRPDWSRVRWIHVEGLQDRDVIRALAEKYRLHPLAIEDMLDGAHRPKLDDYPGIDELPGRLFVVAGRVQQLEGCLQAEQLSLFLGRNTLLTFEQVASPAIEEVRRRLQSSRSRLRGNDASFLLYALLDAVVDRLFPVLDEVSARLEAAEEEVLTRPDPQSLPAIHRIKRDLVAIRRVAWPMRELIAELQRERHECLSEITQTYFRDLYDQCVQAIDLIETYREIASAVAETHVSVVSNRTNEIMKVLTVIGTIFIPLTFLAGIYGMNMPIPENGWRYSYPVFWAVCLGIAGLMLWRFRRGGWL; this is encoded by the coding sequence ATGAGCAAGTCTTACGAAACCACGAGCGAGGTGCCCGACCGGGCCAATGGCGTCGCACCTGCCGCCCGGCAGTCGGGCCAACTGTCCGGTGGTCGGGATGCGCCCGGTCTTAGCCCGCGGCATCGGCGGCTGCGTCTGCCGGCGGTCCCGCGCCTGCGCCGCCCGCCGCCCGGGACGCCCGCCGGGATCGAGTACCACGAATTGACCCGCAAGCCCGGGGCGGCAACCGCCCGCGTGGTCTGCACCGACTATTGCCCCGAGCGCATCGAGATTCAGGAGATCGCCGACATCGCGGCCTTCGTCGCCGTCCATCGGCCAGACTGGTCGCGGGTGCGTTGGATCCATGTGGAGGGCCTCCAGGACCGGGACGTCATCCGCGCACTGGCCGAGAAGTACCGGCTGCACCCGCTGGCGATCGAGGACATGCTCGACGGCGCCCACCGCCCCAAGCTCGACGACTATCCAGGTATCGACGAGCTGCCCGGGCGGCTGTTCGTCGTCGCCGGGCGGGTGCAGCAGCTGGAGGGCTGTCTCCAGGCCGAGCAACTGAGCCTCTTTCTCGGGCGCAACACGCTGTTGACCTTCGAGCAGGTGGCGAGTCCGGCGATCGAGGAGGTGCGCCGGCGCCTCCAGTCGTCGCGCTCGCGGCTGCGTGGCAACGATGCGAGTTTCCTCCTCTATGCCCTGCTCGATGCCGTCGTCGATCGGCTCTTTCCGGTGCTCGACGAGGTCTCCGCACGGCTGGAGGCGGCCGAGGAGGAGGTCCTCACGCGCCCCGATCCGCAGAGCCTGCCGGCGATCCACCGGATCAAGCGCGATTTGGTGGCGATCCGCCGCGTCGCCTGGCCGATGCGCGAGCTCATCGCTGAGCTCCAGCGTGAGCGCCACGAATGTCTCTCCGAGATCACCCAGACCTATTTCCGCGACCTCTACGACCAGTGCGTCCAGGCCATCGACCTGATCGAGACCTACCGCGAGATCGCCTCCGCGGTGGCCGAGACCCATGTGTCGGTCGTCTCGAATCGGACCAACGAGATCATGAAGGTCCTGACCGTCATCGGGACCATCTTCATCCCGCTGACCTTCCTCGCCGGCATCTACGGCATGAACATGCCGATCCCGGAGAACGGCTGGCGCTATTCCTATCCGGTCTTCTGGGCCGTCTGCCTGGGCATCGCCGGGCTGATGCTGTGGCGCTTCCGCCGTGGCGGCTGGTTGTAG
- the pstB gene encoding phosphate ABC transporter ATP-binding protein PstB encodes MSATAEAMASSAAAFSPAGDVVIDCNLERVFYGDFLAVRDSKLPIEKGKITGFIGPSGCGKSTVLRSLNRMNDLIPVFRLEGHVKYHGQDVYAKKVDPVVVRRFIGMVFQQPNPFSMSIYDNVAFGLRLNRFKGGIEERVQQALERAALWTEVKDKLNKSGLSLSGGQQQRLCIARAIATEPDVLLMDEPCSALDPIATRQVEQLMLELKEHYTVALVTHNMQQATRVADTTAFFGVDISEGGRTGYLVEMGETAQIFEDPQEELTKQYVAGEFS; translated from the coding sequence ATGAGCGCAACGGCAGAGGCCATGGCCTCGAGCGCGGCGGCCTTCTCTCCGGCGGGCGATGTCGTCATCGACTGCAACCTGGAGCGGGTCTTCTACGGCGACTTTCTCGCCGTGCGCGACAGCAAGCTGCCGATCGAGAAGGGCAAGATCACCGGCTTCATCGGCCCGTCGGGTTGCGGCAAGAGCACCGTGCTGCGCAGCCTCAACCGGATGAACGACCTGATCCCGGTGTTTCGCCTCGAGGGTCACGTCAAGTACCACGGTCAGGACGTCTACGCCAAGAAGGTCGATCCGGTCGTCGTGCGCCGCTTCATCGGCATGGTCTTCCAGCAGCCGAATCCCTTCTCGATGAGCATCTACGACAACGTCGCCTTTGGCCTACGGCTGAATCGCTTCAAGGGGGGTATCGAGGAGCGGGTCCAGCAGGCCCTGGAGCGGGCGGCGCTCTGGACCGAGGTCAAGGACAAGCTCAACAAGAGCGGACTATCCCTCTCCGGTGGCCAGCAGCAGCGCCTCTGCATCGCCCGGGCGATCGCTACCGAGCCGGACGTGCTGCTGATGGACGAGCCCTGCTCGGCCCTCGATCCGATCGCGACCCGCCAGGTCGAACAACTGATGCTCGAGCTCAAGGAGCATTACACGGTTGCACTGGTGACCCACAACATGCAGCAGGCGACGCGCGTCGCCGATACGACGGCCTTCTTCGGCGTCGACATCTCCGAGGGCGGGCGCACCGGCTACCTGGTCGAGATGGGCGAGACGGCGCAGATTTTCGAGGATCCCCAGGAGGAGTTGACGAAGCAGTATGTCGCCGGCGAGTTCAGCTAG
- the pstS gene encoding phosphate ABC transporter substrate-binding protein PstS, which yields MRTTLVVALATIASACHAPSGGGVDDAAAVDDGSLRIRGAGATFPEPLYQEWLDRYSEVTPEVAFSYVGVGSGEGIRRFIAEEVDFGASDAAMSDAEIARVTRGVELIPATAGMVVLAYNLPGVAGDLRLPRDVYVDIFLGRIWRWDNPRIVAANPHLDLPAKVIQTVVRRDGSGTTFAFTSHLSAISVVWRDEGPGIGKEIDWPGGAMAVKGNEGVAQRVKLSPGTIGYMEYGFARRLGLPIATLENRAGRFVRPDAASGSAALAAAADAMPSDLRLFLPDPAGPDSYPVVSLSWILAYGRYSEPARAEALKGLFRWALQDGQPVAETLGYIPLPEPIATKAATAVAEIR from the coding sequence GTGCGCACCACCTTGGTAGTCGCGTTGGCGACGATCGCGAGCGCGTGCCATGCGCCGTCGGGTGGCGGGGTGGACGATGCAGCGGCGGTCGACGATGGCAGTCTGCGAATCCGGGGCGCTGGGGCGACCTTCCCCGAGCCGCTCTACCAGGAGTGGCTTGACCGGTACTCCGAAGTGACGCCCGAGGTCGCCTTCAGCTATGTCGGTGTCGGCAGCGGGGAGGGGATCCGGCGCTTCATCGCCGAGGAGGTCGACTTCGGCGCGAGCGATGCCGCCATGAGCGATGCTGAGATCGCCCGTGTCACGCGGGGTGTCGAGTTGATCCCGGCGACCGCCGGCATGGTCGTCTTGGCCTACAATCTACCCGGCGTTGCCGGCGATCTGCGGCTGCCGCGCGACGTCTATGTCGACATCTTTCTCGGTCGGATCTGGCGCTGGGACAACCCGCGGATCGTCGCGGCCAATCCCCATCTCGATCTACCGGCGAAGGTCATCCAGACCGTCGTGCGCCGCGACGGCAGCGGCACGACCTTCGCCTTCACGAGCCACCTGAGCGCGATCAGTGTCGTCTGGCGCGATGAGGGGCCGGGTATCGGCAAGGAGATCGATTGGCCGGGTGGGGCCATGGCCGTCAAGGGCAACGAGGGTGTTGCACAAAGGGTCAAACTCAGCCCGGGGACGATCGGCTATATGGAATACGGCTTCGCGCGGCGCTTGGGGCTACCGATAGCGACCTTGGAGAACCGCGCGGGCCGCTTCGTGCGGCCCGATGCCGCGAGCGGGAGCGCTGCCCTCGCCGCGGCGGCCGACGCGATGCCGAGCGACCTGCGGCTCTTCCTTCCGGATCCGGCCGGGCCGGATTCCTATCCGGTCGTCAGCCTGTCCTGGATCCTGGCCTATGGCCGCTATTCGGAGCCGGCCCGGGCCGAGGCCTTGAAGGGATTATTCCGCTGGGCGCTCCAGGACGGGCAGCCGGTCGCCGAGACGCTCGGCTACATCCCGCTGCCCGAGCCGATCGCCACGAAGGCGGCAACGGCCGTCGCAGAGATCCGGTAG
- a CDS encoding ATP synthase subunit I produces MRQPDALQAKRVLKFQSLTALVIVLVGLIFGPSVALSVLIGAGVCLLANAVFVFWVFRGYRAQEPGGLLMRFYGAEIAKIALILALFTLAFVTVAGLSLPALLGAYFVVQVLPTVLATQLDARAIK; encoded by the coding sequence ATGCGACAGCCTGATGCGCTGCAGGCCAAAAGGGTCCTGAAGTTTCAGTCGCTTACGGCCTTGGTGATCGTATTGGTCGGGCTGATCTTCGGTCCATCTGTCGCGTTGTCGGTCCTCATCGGGGCCGGCGTCTGTCTCCTAGCGAATGCAGTTTTTGTCTTCTGGGTCTTTCGCGGTTATCGCGCACAAGAGCCCGGGGGGCTATTGATGCGCTTCTACGGTGCCGAGATCGCCAAGATCGCCTTGATTCTGGCGCTTTTTACACTGGCTTTCGTCACCGTCGCAGGGCTCAGTCTCCCGGCGTTGCTCGGCGCTTATTTCGTCGTGCAGGTGCTGCCGACCGTGCTGGCGACCCAGTTGGACGCCCGAGCTATTAAATGA
- a CDS encoding AAA family ATPase produces the protein MSGPAGRPSRPQDSHATQLTLVLDAASRIILGKPRELRLALACLLARGHLLIEDVPGVGKTTLARLLARLLGLRDARIQFTSDMLPADIVGVSIYDRGEERFRFHPGPVFAQIVLADEINRATPKAQSALLEAMEERQVTVEGETRPLPQPFFVIATQNPAYQVGTFPLPESQLDRFLMRIELGYPPPAQEKELLAGEDRRALIERQAPVLAVADLAALQGTVERVHAAAPIIDYCHEILQFTRRSGHFAHGLSPRAGLGLLRSARAWALLEERDFVLPEDVQAVLGPCVAHRLGDGEGRVHTNHQAIADLILDGVPVP, from the coding sequence ATGAGTGGCCCGGCCGGGCGGCCATCGCGGCCGCAAGACAGCCACGCCACGCAGCTGACGTTGGTCCTCGACGCCGCCAGCCGGATCATCCTGGGCAAGCCCCGGGAGCTGCGCCTCGCCCTCGCCTGCCTACTCGCGCGCGGCCACCTGCTGATCGAGGACGTGCCGGGCGTCGGCAAGACGACCCTTGCGCGGCTGCTGGCGAGGCTCCTCGGGCTGCGCGACGCGCGAATCCAGTTCACGAGCGACATGCTGCCGGCGGACATCGTCGGCGTCTCCATCTACGACCGCGGCGAGGAGCGCTTCCGGTTCCACCCGGGCCCGGTCTTCGCCCAGATCGTCCTCGCCGACGAGATCAATCGGGCGACACCGAAGGCCCAGAGTGCCCTGCTCGAGGCGATGGAGGAACGCCAGGTGACGGTCGAGGGCGAGACCCGCCCGCTGCCGCAGCCCTTCTTCGTCATCGCCACCCAGAACCCGGCCTACCAGGTCGGCACCTTCCCGCTGCCGGAGTCGCAGCTCGACCGCTTCCTGATGCGCATCGAGCTCGGCTACCCACCGCCGGCCCAGGAGAAGGAACTCCTCGCCGGGGAGGATCGGCGCGCCTTGATCGAACGCCAGGCGCCCGTGCTCGCGGTCGCCGATCTGGCGGCGTTACAAGGGACGGTGGAGCGGGTTCACGCGGCCGCGCCGATCATCGACTACTGCCACGAGATCCTCCAGTTCACACGCCGCAGCGGCCACTTTGCGCACGGGCTCTCGCCGCGCGCCGGCCTCGGCCTGCTCCGCAGCGCCCGCGCCTGGGCGCTGCTCGAGGAACGCGATTTCGTGCTACCGGAGGATGTCCAGGCCGTCCTCGGCCCCTGCGTCGCGCACCGTTTGGGCGATGGCGAGGGCCGAGTGCACACCAACCACCAGGCGATCGCCGACCTGATCCTCGACGGGGTACCCGTTCCCTGA
- a CDS encoding ParB/RepB/Spo0J family partition protein — MSAKKRGLGRGLDALLGAGQGSHLGVAAGHGEGDGRTESGSAEAIVQLPVDLIQRGRYQPRRAFDPDSLRELADSIAVQGVLQPIVVRPIESGRYEIIAGERRWRAAQQAGLGDIPVVVREVDEPTAVAIGLIENIQRDDLTPLEEANALHRLLDEFGLTHQQVAEAVGKSRTSVTNLLRLLDLNDDVKAYLSAGRMEMGHARALLGLRGADQSHAAREVVERGLSVRETERLVRRLQLAAEAGAVDSAPPPRPAIDPDIRRLQEDLTDRLGARVQIHTGTKGRGKLVIAYNSLDELDGILTRIK; from the coding sequence ATGTCAGCGAAGAAACGGGGACTTGGAAGGGGTCTCGATGCCTTGCTCGGCGCCGGGCAAGGCTCGCATCTGGGAGTCGCCGCCGGCCACGGCGAGGGCGATGGCAGGACCGAGAGCGGCTCGGCGGAGGCGATCGTGCAGCTGCCCGTCGACCTGATCCAGCGTGGCCGCTACCAGCCGCGGCGCGCGTTCGACCCGGACAGTCTGCGCGAACTCGCCGACTCGATCGCCGTGCAAGGGGTCTTGCAGCCGATCGTGGTGCGTCCGATCGAGTCCGGCCGCTACGAGATCATCGCCGGCGAGCGGCGCTGGCGGGCCGCCCAACAGGCCGGGCTCGGCGACATCCCGGTCGTGGTGCGTGAGGTCGACGAGCCGACCGCGGTGGCGATCGGCCTGATCGAAAACATCCAACGCGATGACCTGACCCCGCTCGAGGAGGCCAACGCCCTGCACCGCCTGCTCGACGAATTCGGGTTGACGCATCAGCAGGTCGCCGAGGCGGTCGGCAAGTCGCGCACCTCGGTGACGAACCTGCTGCGGCTGCTCGACCTCAACGACGACGTCAAGGCCTATCTGTCGGCCGGCCGGATGGAGATGGGCCACGCCCGCGCCCTGCTCGGTCTGCGCGGGGCGGATCAGAGCCATGCGGCGCGCGAGGTCGTCGAGCGGGGCCTGTCGGTGCGCGAGACCGAGCGTCTCGTGCGGCGCCTCCAACTGGCGGCCGAGGCCGGGGCCGTAGACTCGGCGCCGCCGCCGCGGCCGGCGATCGATCCGGATATCCGCCGCCTCCAGGAGGATCTCACCGATCGGCTCGGCGCCCGGGTGCAGATCCACACGGGTACGAAAGGGCGCGGCAAACTGGTGATCGCCTACAACAGTCTCGACGAGCTCGACGGGATCCTCACGCGGATCAAGTGA